Below is a genomic region from Candidatus Dadabacteria bacterium.
TGGTTCATCAGGCAGTTGCCGAACTCATAAGGAAAAGAGTTGATCCGAAACGAATTCTATATGTTCCTTTGGACAACCCTTTGTATTCAGGGTTATCGCTTGAAAAAATCTTTCTCATATTCACCGAATTGAACTCCATAGCGCAAGATGAGTCTGGTTATCTTTTTTTTGACGAGATTCAATACCTGAGCGACTGGGAGCGACATCTGAAGTCTCTGGTCGATTCCTATCCGCAGCACCGTTTCATAGCAACCGGTTCGGCCGCTGCAGTACTAAAGCTGAAAAGCGACGAGTCCGGTGCCGGAAGGTTCACCGACTTCATTCTTCCTCCATTGACATTTTACGAATACGTTAAGTTCTCGGACAAAGAAAAAAGATTTTTTGTTCAGGGAGAAGAGGTTCCCTATATCCCACCTAGCCAAATCGGCCTTCTTCTTGAAAAAATTGAAGATCTCAATGAAGAGTTTATAAATTACATAAACTTCGGAGGCTACCCCGAAGCTGTATTCTTAGAAGAGGTCAGAGAGAACCCAGGTCGTTTTATCAGGAATGACATTATAGAGAAAGTACTTTTGCGCGACTTACCAAGCCTGTATGGGATCCGTGATATTCCAGAGCTTAACCGACTGTTTGTAACACTTGCCCATAACACCGGGCAGGAAATCAACCTATCGGGCCTCTCTCAAGACTCAAGCGTAGCGAAAACCACAATATTAAAGTACTTGGAATATCTCGAAGCAGCTTTTCTGATAAAACGCGTTAGCAGGATCGACAGAAACGCCAGGAAGTTTAAGAGAGAACACAAATTCAAAGTCTATATTACAAACGCCTCCATGTACCCGGCATTGTTTGGTGCTTTGGAAGAAGATAACAAAACCATTCTTGGTAAACTGGCGGAAACAGCGTTTTTCAGTAATTCCTTTCACTTGCCCGAACACTCGCAAAAATCATATTACGCACGCTGGAAAAATGGAGAAGTAGACCAAGTAGACATGGGTGCGACAGGAATAACAGTAGCAGTTGAAATCAAGTGGTCTGATAGGCCGCTTGAAGACTCTTCAGAGATCAAAGGACTGCTTGATTTCGCCGAAGAAAATAAACTTTTTGATCCAAGCTGTCTGTGTTGTTGCACACTTACAAAACAGGATGTCCGACACTACGGCAACAAAGAAATCGTGTTCATTCCCACAAGTATCTACTGTTTTCTATTAGGGCAGTCTCTAAACAGTTCTGAATTCAGAGAAGACCTATTAAAGTCCGCAGTACAAAGAAAGTAAGCTTCTACAGATCCTTGAAGCGGTTCCCAGATGAGGAATTTG
It encodes:
- a CDS encoding ATP-binding protein, producing the protein MFSVSEQEILRRLRTDSLWWENRNDVRWKDSPKRIYFTPFFELIYEKKINRAVVLMGPRRVGKTVMVHQAVAELIRKRVDPKRILYVPLDNPLYSGLSLEKIFLIFTELNSIAQDESGYLFFDEIQYLSDWERHLKSLVDSYPQHRFIATGSAAAVLKLKSDESGAGRFTDFILPPLTFYEYVKFSDKEKRFFVQGEEVPYIPPSQIGLLLEKIEDLNEEFINYINFGGYPEAVFLEEVRENPGRFIRNDIIEKVLLRDLPSLYGIRDIPELNRLFVTLAHNTGQEINLSGLSQDSSVAKTTILKYLEYLEAAFLIKRVSRIDRNARKFKREHKFKVYITNASMYPALFGALEEDNKTILGKLAETAFFSNSFHLPEHSQKSYYARWKNGEVDQVDMGATGITVAVEIKWSDRPLEDSSEIKGLLDFAEENKLFDPSCLCCCTLTKQDVRHYGNKEIVFIPTSIYCFLLGQSLNSSEFREDLLKSAVQRK